In one window of Photobacterium leiognathi DNA:
- a CDS encoding glycerate kinase yields the protein MKIIIAPDSYKESLTAMEVATAIENGFRQVIPNAEYIKLPMADGGEGTVQSLVDASNGTIIERSVTGPLGEQVNGFFGLMGDGKTAIIEMAAASGLHLVSPELRNPMLTTSFGTGELILAALDKGVKYIIVGIGGSATNDGGIGMAQALGIRFLDENNKQISYGGGALARLHRIDMSNIDPRLISVKLEVACDVDNPLCGEKGASQVFGPQKGATPEMVTQLDNNLAHYAEIIKRDLGKDVKDMAGAGAAGGMGAALLGIFNAQLRPGIEIVMDAVNLADVLQDADLVITGEGRIDSQTIHGKTPIGVARTAKRFNKPVIGIAGCLSYDCNVVHEHGIDAVFSVVPRSVSQAEALAEAAINVELTARNVAAIYALAH from the coding sequence ATGAAAATTATTATTGCTCCTGATTCTTACAAAGAAAGCCTAACGGCAATGGAAGTGGCAACGGCGATTGAAAACGGTTTTCGTCAAGTAATACCGAACGCTGAATACATTAAACTGCCAATGGCTGATGGCGGTGAAGGTACAGTGCAATCTCTGGTTGATGCCAGCAACGGCACCATTATCGAGCGCTCAGTAACTGGTCCGTTAGGTGAACAAGTCAATGGTTTCTTCGGTTTAATGGGTGACGGTAAAACCGCCATTATCGAAATGGCTGCCGCATCAGGTTTACACCTTGTTAGCCCAGAGCTGCGTAATCCAATGCTGACCACCAGCTTTGGTACTGGTGAGCTTATTCTTGCCGCATTAGATAAAGGTGTTAAATACATCATCGTTGGTATTGGTGGTAGTGCCACTAACGATGGTGGTATCGGCATGGCGCAAGCATTAGGTATACGTTTTCTCGATGAAAATAATAAGCAAATTAGCTATGGCGGTGGTGCATTAGCTCGCTTACACCGTATTGATATGAGCAATATTGATCCTCGCTTAATATCTGTAAAGCTCGAAGTGGCATGTGATGTTGATAACCCTTTGTGTGGTGAAAAAGGCGCATCGCAAGTTTTTGGACCTCAGAAAGGTGCAACACCTGAAATGGTCACTCAACTCGATAATAACCTTGCCCACTATGCTGAAATCATTAAGCGTGACTTAGGTAAAGATGTAAAAGACATGGCGGGTGCTGGAGCTGCTGGCGGTATGGGAGCAGCTTTACTTGGTATATTTAACGCCCAATTACGTCCAGGTATCGAGATTGTCATGGATGCGGTCAATTTAGCAGACGTACTACAAGATGCTGATTTAGTGATCACAGGTGAAGGTCGCATTGATAGCCAAACTATTCACGGCAAAACACCGATTGGTGTGGCACGCACAGCAAAACGTTTTAATAAACCAGTGATTGGTATTGCGGGCTGTTTATCTTACGACTGCAATGTCGTTCATGAACATGGTATTGATGCAGTATTTAGTGTCGTGCCACGCTCGGTTAGCCAAGCGGAAGCATTGGCAGAGGCCGCGATTAACGTTGAGTTGACTGCACGTAATGTTGCAGCCATTTATGCTCTAGCTCATTAA
- a CDS encoding YacL family protein: MDYEFKKNTLDGTYHAIFSMGHEVLGRWIIDEIGKDTDKLDLIMDQLSAMKNSSQEWRLVGEELTLSLQDNEALVQANCLFSEEEEDFEEDLHFYDEESLSVCGFEDLAQVLEGWRAFIKRF; this comes from the coding sequence ATGGATTACGAATTTAAAAAAAATACCTTGGACGGTACTTACCACGCCATTTTTTCTATGGGACATGAAGTTCTGGGGCGCTGGATCATTGATGAGATAGGCAAAGACACTGACAAGCTTGATCTGATCATGGATCAACTTAGTGCAATGAAAAATAGTAGCCAAGAATGGCGCTTAGTTGGTGAAGAGCTGACGCTTTCTTTGCAAGATAATGAAGCGTTAGTTCAAGCTAATTGTTTGTTTTCAGAGGAAGAAGAAGACTTTGAAGAAGATCTTCACTTTTATGACGAAGAAAGTTTATCGGTATGTGGATTTGAAGATCTTGCACAAGTTTTGGAAGGGTGGCGCGCTTTTATCAAGCGTTTTTAA
- a CDS encoding P-II family nitrogen regulator yields the protein MKIINAIIKPFKLDDVREALADVGVEGMTVSEVKGFGRQKGHTELYRGAEYQVDFLPKVKIEIATQAQNLDAIVEAISNAAQTGKIGDGKIFVYDLEHAVRIRTGEVDTEAL from the coding sequence ATGAAAATTATTAACGCAATTATTAAGCCATTTAAGTTAGACGATGTACGTGAAGCATTAGCTGATGTCGGTGTCGAAGGTATGACTGTCTCGGAAGTCAAAGGATTTGGTCGACAGAAAGGACACACCGAATTGTACCGTGGTGCTGAATATCAGGTGGACTTTCTGCCTAAGGTGAAAATTGAAATTGCAACACAAGCCCAGAACTTGGATGCCATTGTTGAAGCGATAAGCAATGCTGCGCAAACCGGCAAAATCGGTGATGGAAAAATTTTTGTTTATGACCTTGAGCACGCTGTACGTATCCGTACTGGTGAAGTTGATACTGAAGCGCTGTAG
- a CDS encoding ammonium transporter, protein MELSTTVTELRYALDTFFFLMSGALVMWMAAGFAMLEAGLVRSKNTTEILTKNICLYAIACTMYLLVGYNIMYVDNGAGGWLPSFGTLIGTQAEGADHSLESDFFFQVVFVATAMSVVSGAVAERMKLWSFLIFSVVLTAFIYPVEGYWTWGGGFLSEAGFSDFAGSGIVHMAGAAAALAGVLLLGARKGKYGKNGEIYPIPGSNMPLATLGTFILWFGWFGFNGGSQLMVSDFENATAVGQIFLNTNAAAAAGAIAALAVCKTTWGKADLTMVLNGALAGLVAITADPLSPSPVAAVIIGVVAGALVVFSIIALDKVKIDDPVGAISVHGVCGLFGLMVVPFSNADANFMTQLFGAAVIFGWVFAASFAVWGVLKATIGIRVTEEEELEGMDSHDCGVDAYPEFVSVK, encoded by the coding sequence ATGGAATTATCAACAACAGTAACAGAATTGCGTTATGCGCTAGACACCTTTTTCTTTTTGATGTCTGGAGCATTAGTCATGTGGATGGCAGCTGGATTTGCAATGTTAGAAGCAGGTCTTGTTCGCTCTAAAAACACCACAGAAATCTTAACTAAAAACATCTGCTTATATGCTATCGCTTGTACGATGTACCTGCTAGTGGGTTACAACATCATGTACGTTGATAACGGTGCTGGTGGCTGGTTACCGTCATTTGGCACTTTAATTGGTACCCAAGCGGAAGGGGCTGATCACTCATTAGAATCTGACTTCTTCTTCCAAGTAGTATTCGTTGCAACAGCAATGTCTGTGGTATCGGGCGCGGTTGCTGAGCGTATGAAGCTGTGGTCATTCCTTATCTTCTCTGTGGTGCTAACAGCATTTATCTACCCGGTTGAAGGTTATTGGACATGGGGCGGTGGTTTCTTATCAGAGGCAGGTTTCAGTGATTTTGCAGGCTCAGGTATTGTTCACATGGCTGGTGCTGCTGCGGCATTAGCAGGTGTATTACTCCTTGGTGCTCGTAAAGGTAAGTACGGTAAAAACGGTGAAATTTATCCAATTCCTGGTTCAAACATGCCACTTGCAACACTAGGTACATTTATTCTGTGGTTCGGTTGGTTTGGTTTCAATGGTGGTTCCCAGCTAATGGTGTCTGACTTTGAGAACGCAACAGCAGTAGGTCAAATCTTCCTAAATACCAATGCAGCAGCGGCAGCAGGTGCCATTGCAGCACTGGCAGTATGTAAAACAACATGGGGTAAGGCTGATTTAACCATGGTATTGAACGGTGCATTAGCAGGTCTAGTTGCTATTACTGCAGATCCTTTATCTCCATCACCAGTTGCTGCGGTAATTATTGGTGTGGTTGCAGGTGCATTGGTTGTATTTAGCATCATTGCACTAGATAAAGTGAAGATTGATGATCCTGTAGGTGCAATCTCTGTACACGGTGTGTGTGGTCTATTTGGTCTAATGGTAGTGCCATTTAGTAATGCTGATGCAAACTTTATGACACAGCTATTTGGTGCTGCTGTTATCTTCGGTTGGGTATTTGCTGCAAGCTTTGCGGTATGGGGCGTGCTAAAAGCAACAATTGGTATCCGTGTAACAGAAGAAGAAGAATTGGAAGGCATGGATTCACACGATTGTGGTGTTGATGCTTACCCAGAATTTGTTAGCGTGAAATAA